TGAATTAGGATTTCAATCAAAGAAAGGCAGCATCAaaataatttatccaaaaacaaaagaatggaTTGAGAACTAATGCCTTTTTCATCAACAGACAAAAATAAGGTCAACATGCTCCATTGTTCGTCATATTGATGAAAAAAGTAAGTGTCACATCATGTCATGAAACAAATAAAGAGGgataacttataaattatagcaattcaattttcttataaaaaaataattattattcaaTAATATGATTAATAATCATTACACATATTCACTAGCTTCAATTATTTAAATCAGCATGTGCATTGTGTAGATGAAAGTTAAATGTACCACAGTGGGGTAGAGAAGTAAGAAAGGGATTCACCTTCGTAATGGTGCTTATATTCGCCATCTTCCACGCTAAATACACCCATGTCATACCCTCCACCATTTAAGGTGAAAGGAAAAACTTCGACATAGTCATCAGTATAATAGATACAATTAGCTTTGCATCCATTGAAACTTGATGCAGACAAAGACACTGATGAGTTGTCACCCACAAACAATGCTTGATCACCCAAGCTGTCAACCTTCACCCACTTGTATTTATATTTGCTTCTCACTTTTGTAGAACATTCTAATTTTAGAATTGTGAACCCAATTGTCACATAGGGATTATCattgattttttcttcttcatcttcatcttcatcttcaacttcACCTTCCCCTTCACTTTCATGAATGTTCTCATCCTCAATATCATCTTCAGAGTCTTCATCCTCAGTATCATCTTCCAGGAAAAAATGACCTCCTCGAAAGCGTGAAACAACCAAAAGATCTCCAGATGATTCAACAATATACATTTGGATAATTTCCTCAGTTGCCGGTGGACGTGGTGCAATAGATTCAATGAATGGAATATCATCATCCGTGTGACAAACAAAAGTTTCACCATGACAGTTCACAGCATAAAATTTTCCCTTGTAAAATGCAATGTCAGAAATAGATCCAGAATGACTTGGTATATCAATCCAAGCTTTATATCCTGGTCTAGTGAAGGCCAAACTTCTACCATTACCATAGATAACCATGATTATGCAATCACAATCATATTCATGAGTTACTAAGTTCCATGGATTccttgacaaaacacacttctCAAAAAACATATCTCTGTAATCTAAATGGTCGAGTTTGGAATTGCCATCTTCATTCGAAAAAAGAAGTTGAGGAAGACTTAATAGGTGTTTAGACAAAGGATGAAAGAGATTGACCTGGAAATCAGTGCCTACACTAAGCAACCATCCAAATGATGTTCCAATGCATTTTTTTCCAACAAGCTCAGGCAACTTGAAGTTGTAAACTTTATTATCGAATAAGTTGACAAAGACACGCGTATGacttttttgttccttttcttCTGCAAGCATAAGCCAAGGACATCGAGGAGATAATGGTGGGTTTTCCAATGAATAAACACTTCGC
This genomic stretch from Quercus robur chromosome 4, dhQueRobu3.1, whole genome shotgun sequence harbors:
- the LOC126723833 gene encoding F-box protein At2g26160-like → MSKWVDLPDLILSDIMRRLSFYDDFVIFRAICKSWRSVYSLENPPLSPRCPWLMLAEEKEQKSHTRVFVNLFDNKVYNFKLPELVGKKCIGTSFGWLLSVGTDFQVNLFHPLSKHLLSLPQLLFSNEDGNSKLDHLDYRDMFFEKCVLSRNPWNLVTHEYDCDCIIMVIYGNGRSLAFTRPGYKAWIDIPSHSGSISDIAFYKGKFYAVNCHGETFVCHTDDDIPFIESIAPRPPATEEIIQMYIVESSGDLLVVSRFRGGHFFLEDDTEDEDSEDDIEDENIHESEGEGEVEDEDEDEEEKINDNPYVTIGFTILKLECSTKVRSKYKYKWVKVDSLGDQALFVGDNSSVSLSASSFNGCKANCIYYTDDYVEVFPFTLNGGGYDMGVFSVEDGEYKHHYEGESLSYFSTPLWYI